Proteins from one Camelina sativa cultivar DH55 chromosome 8, Cs, whole genome shotgun sequence genomic window:
- the LOC104707966 gene encoding probable protein S-acyltransferase 12, translating into MNLFRFCSGLKVLGYFMILLVFALVAVSYYAVVVTTWWPILIRGDHGALSTLAILIIFVFHFLLIMLLWSYFATVFTDPGSVPERFRREMGGGDSLEAGTSTDQGAFGSLGYCTKCRNVKPPRCHHCSVCQRCVLKMDHHCVWIVNCVGARNYKFFLLFLFYTFFETLLDVIVLLPSFIEFFSQAVKHSSSPGKLASLVLAFVLNFAFVLSLLCFVVMHLSLLSSNTTSVEVHEKNGEVRWKYDLGKKKNFEQVFGKKKAFWLLPLYSKDDLDNITSLQGLEFPTRSDIDP; encoded by the exons ATGAACCTTTTCAGGTTCTGCTCCGGTTTGAAAGTTCTCGGCTATTTCATGATTCTTCTCGTCTTCGCACTTGTTGCTGTATCTTACTACGCTGTCGTCGTTACCACATGGTGGCCGATCTTGATCCGCGGCGACCATGGAGCTCTCTCTACCCTCGCAATTTTAATCATCTTTGTTTTCCATTTCCTG CTGATAATGTTGTTGTGGAGCTACTTCGCAACAGTTTTTACGGACCCAGGTTCTGTTCCTGAGCGTTTCAGAAGAGAGATGGGAGGTGGTGACAGTTTGGAGGCTGGTACTTCAACAGACCAAGGAGCTTTTGGCTCTTTAGGTTACTGTACCAAATGCCGTAATGTTAAGCCGCCTCGTTGCCATCATTGTTCTGTGT GTCAAAGATGTGTGCTCAAGATGGATCATCACTGTGTTTGGATTGTCAATTGTGTTGGAGCACGCAATTACAagtttttccttctctttctg TTCTATACTTTCTTTGAGACATTGTTGGACGTTATAGTCTTGCTTCCTAGTTTTATCGAATTCTTCAGCCAGGCTGTTAAGCATTCCTCTTCTCCTGGTAAACTAGCCTCCCTCGTTCTGGCATTTG TTCTTAACTTTGCGTTCGTTCTCAGCCTTCTTTGTTTCGTAGTTATGCATCTTTCTCTTCTATCATCCAACACTACTTCAGTTGAG gttcatGAGAAAAATGGAGAAGTTAGATGGAAATATGACttgggaaagaagaaaaacttcgaGCAG GTTTTTGGGAAGAAGAAGGCCTTTTGGCTCCTCCCATTGTACTCTAAAGACGATCTTGATAACATAACTTCCCTTCAAGGCCTTGAATTTCCAACTCGTTCGGACATCGACCCTTGA